The genomic region GCCCAGGCGACGGCCTGCGACCGCGAGCCGGCGCCGATCTTGCGGTAGGCGGTGCGGATGTAGGTCTTCACCGAGTTGATGGACAGGTAGGTGCGCTCGGCGATCTGCTGGTTGGACAGCCCCGCGCAGATCAGCGCGAGCACCTCGGCCTCGCGGGCGGTGAGCCCGCGGTCACGTCCGGGCCAGGCGCCGACCTCGGGCAGGGCGGAGTCGCCCACGTCCTGGGGTCGCAGCTCGGCGCCGGCCGCCACCTGCTGCAGCGCCCAGGCCATCTCCTGGCCGGTCACCTGCTTGGAGAGGTAGCCGCTGGCACCACGGGCCAGGGCCCGCTCCACGAGGTCGGGCTCGGTGTTCCAGCTGAAGACGACCACCTTGGC from Nocardioides salarius harbors:
- a CDS encoding response regulator transcription factor; translation: MTVVGVPVRVAIVNDHPIVVAGVAAVLEPYADRVRVVEIVTGAEVRSEVDVVLYDTFGQDQGDGVDLPTLVDDGRAKVVVFSWNTEPDLVERALARGASGYLSKQVTGQEMAWALQQVAAGAELRPQDVGDSALPEVGAWPGRDRGLTAREAEVLALICAGLSNQQIAERTYLSINSVKTYIRTAYRKIGAGSRSQAVAWAMQHGFRPERVRVLRPTTRDPRSG